From the Lathyrus oleraceus cultivar Zhongwan6 chromosome 4, CAAS_Psat_ZW6_1.0, whole genome shotgun sequence genome, one window contains:
- the LOC127137616 gene encoding uncharacterized protein LOC127137616: MSQYYDVPLRCFTFSDFQISPTLEDLERLLNRSIKEYNPFSKLEEGFCLTELSLALGINANKLVDNWGVKGSIKGLTQKFLEARAWQMIKKGRPDFCSATLALLIHGIILFTNVDKFVDHLAVEVFLIKNPVPFLLADLYHTFHTRHEKKRGTFLCCAPMLHLWMRARMPQSGPFAENKLTWPQRFASLSANSILWYKREWDTKYVIVSCGELSNIPLIGTQGCINYNPAILKRQLGYAMTSPPEERDFIPFVINTVDPLDSNVKRV; this comes from the coding sequence ATGTCCCAATACTATGACGTACCTTTAAGATGCTTTACTTTCTCCGacttccaaatctctccaaccTTGGAAGACCTCGAGAGACTCCTCAATCGATCAATCAAAGAATACAACCCTTTCTCGAAGTTGGAAGAAGGCTTCTGTTTGACAGAGCTCTCACTCGCCTTGGGTATCAACGCTAACAAGCTAGTAGACAATTGGGGCGTAAAAGGATCCATCAAAGGGTTAACCCAAAAGTTCCTAGAAGCCCGTGCTTGGCAAATGATTAAAAAAGGAAGACCTGACTTCTGTAGTGCAACCTTGGCACTTTTGATTCATGGAATTATCCTCTTCACAAATGTGGACAAGTTCGTGGATCATTTAGCAGTTGAAGTCTTTCTAATAAAGAATCCGGTGCCTTTTTTACTTGCCGACTTATACCATACCTTTCATACAAGGCATGAGAAGAAGAGAGGTACTTTCCTCTGTTGCGCTCCTATGTTACATCTTTGGATGAGGGCCCGCATGCCTCAAAGTGGACCTTTTGCTGAAAACAAACTAACATGGCCGCAAAGGTTCGCATCTCTCTCTGCCAACTCAATTCTATGGTACAAGAGGGAATGGGATACAAAATACGTCATCGTAAGCTGTGGAGAGTTATCTAACATACCCTTAATAGGAACgcaaggttgcatcaactacaaccccgCTATACTCAAGAGACAACTAGGGTACGCCATGACGAGTCCTCCCGAGGAAAGAGATTTCATTCCATTTGTCATCAATACCGTGGATCCGCTTGATTCAAATGTGAAAAGAGTGTGA